The sequence GTAGTGATTGAAAAAGAGTGAAAATCAGTCCGGCGCGACCGCTTTACGGGTCCTTCTGGGGTCCGAAATGACTGCGGGTGCGCGTGAGCCCGAGATCGAGCTAGATTTTAATTTTAAAAATCACTTCCGTTTCCGTTTCTGTGAGCGGATTTTAATGAAATTGAAATTTTTCTTCGAATTTAAGTAGTTTTTGCAAAAGCACGTTTTATTTCGAAAAAGCGGAAGTGGACAATCCGATAAATGAGGAAGTGATTCGTTTTGTAAATCGCATACTGATAAACGTTTAGAGGAGCTGGCGACCTGTTTGAACCTTATGACTATTACATAACACCTGAAGAGTATATGGAGGCGGCGAAGCATGGAATAAGAGCTGAACTCGTCGAGAGGAGGATTCGTGAAAAAGGGTGGGCAAAGAAAATTGCGATTTCTAAAGCACCACGAATGAAGCAAGATCGTACTCGGATAACCGAAATAGCAAAGAATAACGGAATAACGTACAGTCAGCTCAAGGCACGACTATATAATGGATGGGATGAGGAGCGTGCATCTACAACTCTAATAAGAAATCAGATGCAGCTAAAAGAGCACGCAAAGAAAATGGCAGAGATGAGGAGAAAATATCCTAAAGATCTGGTTGATCGGGCAAAAGCGAACGGTGTTTCATACGTTCTATTTCGATATAGAATCACACACGGATGGGCTATGGATGATGCAGTTCAACTTCCTCCGTCTAGGAATAACAGCCCCATTCGCCTTAAGCAAAAGCATGGAGAGGAATACTTCCGTAAGCAATACGAGTTGATAAGAGGAAGACGATGGCCCCATACGCTTTCTCAAAATCACACCCAATCGGCACCCAATTCATGATTCTTACTCAGTATAAATGAGTAGATATATCATAAAAACCTTGATACATAAGGGTTTATTCAAAAAAATCGGGGCCCTCTTTCGAGAGCCCCTTTCATGGGAGAGGAGAAACCGGACGAAGAGCTTATGGGGAAGCGTAAGCTTGCTCCGCGGTTGTCTACGACATTTTGTAATGTCGATAGTTAAAGGATAGCCCGCAAGTGCCGGATTTATACCTAAGCGTCAAAATAATTTTGTCCACTTGCTGCGTGCGGCGGGTTGCGACAAAGTTTTTATTTAACGGCGGGAATGTGGTACGATAATCGTGAAATTATGTCGTTTTGGCGTAATAAATAGAGAAACAGAGCAGGTGAAGCAAGCATTGAGAGTGGTGTCGGGCACAGCCAAGGGAAGATCCTTAAAAAGCGTTCCGGGAACCGGAACACGTCCTACGACCGACAAGGTCAAGGAAGCGATTTTCAGCATGATCGGTCCTTATTTCGATGGAGGGGCGGCCCTGGATTTGTTCGCCGGTAGCGGCGGACTCGGGATCGAAGCCCTGAGCAGAGGCATGGACAGCGCCGTATTTATTGATATGGAGCCGAAAGCAATCGACACGGTACGTGACAACCTGAAGGCGGCAAGGCTGGAAGATAAGGCTGAGGTTTACCGTAACGATGCGAATAAGGCGCTGGCAGCGCTGGAGAAGCGGGGGCGGTCGTTCGACCTTGTCTTTTTGGACCCTCCATACCGGCATAAATTCGGAGATGAGCTAATGTCCATAATGGCGGGCAAAGGCCTGCTGAGACAAGACGCGGTCATTGTACTGGAGCACGAATCGGACTATGAATATCCCGAGCATATTCCCGGCTTCAGCCAGCTGCGTTATGCATTGTACGGCGAGACGGCGGTATCCATTTACTGTTATGGGGCCGGCTCAGAAACCGACATGGGTGAGGGGGCGCAAGAGTGAGTCTGCAAATAAGAGAGGAAAGAGTCGCAATTTACCCAGGCAGCTTCGATCCGGTGACGCTTGGCCATATCGATATTATTGAACGGGCCGCGAAGCAGTTTGACCGTCTGATTGTGGCCGTACTAAATAATTTAAGCAAGAATCCGCTGTTTACGGTGGAGGAGCGAGCAGACCTGCTTCGTCAGGTGACCGCGCATCTTCCCAATGTGGAAGTTGACATCTTCCGGGACTTGCTTGCCAACTATATCAGGCAAAAAGAGGCTCAAGTCATCGTACGCGGCATCCGCACCGTATCCGATTTCGAATACGAGCTGCAAATCGCCACGATTAACAGCAAGCTGAATTCGGACGCAGAAACGATATTTATGATGACGAATCCTAAATATTCGTATCTCAGCTCTAGCGTAGTCAAGGAAATCGGCCATTTCGGCGGAGACTTGACCGAATTTGTGACCCCGGAAGTCGAGCGGGCAATGCGGCTCAAGTTCAGCGTGAACGGCCGCGAATAGCCAAGGCAAGCCGGACGGCGGCGGACAGCAGCAGCAGGATGAGCAGCATAAGCAAATGCATGGCAACCAGTTTTGGAAAATAGTGCCAGATCGCTGCAATACCGGATGTTACGGTTAAATTCATCTCTCTGCCGGCCAGAACGGGTAATGCCGATTCCTGAAACGCGGTAAGCGGCTTGTAGAACAGTAGTGTGAGAATGAAGGCATAGCCGCCATGCAGCAACCTTCCTGCGGCAAAGGGAAGATAGCGTACTCCGGCGGGCTTGAGTACCGCCAAGGCCTGAAGCTGTGCGCAGATGCCGCTCCATCCTATAGCTCCAGACAGCAGCGCAAGCTCCAGCGGGCCCGAGGATAAGCCCGAACCGGACGGCATTGTTCCGGACGTCAGAGATTGTGCTCCGAGATGAAGCTCCAGCAGAGCAGAGGTAAGAGCTGCTGGCAGCTGCGGCCACAGCCCTGATATGATGCTGATAACGACGGCGAATATGATAATGTAGCCTCCTGCCAGCATCAGGCACTGTACAGTGGCGCTTACCGACTCGCCCAGCAGTCTGCCGAAGCTGCGGCCATCCCTTGCGCGAGCGTCCGCAGCGGCGGATATCGCCCGGCGGATGAGGGAAGTCCGGCGTCCGGCGGAAGCTTTTGCCGGAGAAGCGGCTTCTGCAGGGCGTGAAGCCCTAGCGGATACTGTCATGCCGGAGGCCAGCCCCGCAAGCCAGTGTACGGCCAGCAAGCCGTAACCGGCTGCGGGGCTGTGAAGCATGGAGGCTCCGACCACAATCAGGAGCGTGACCGGACTGGCGAAATGGGTAAGCGACGCGAGACGTCCGGCTTCCCTATCGGAGATTTCGCCCTGCCGGTACAGCTGGGCCGCTCCCTGAGCACCGCCGGGAAATCCGGACGTCATCCCCAGTGCCAGCGTCCACCCCGCACTGCCAGGGAGCCGGAAGACAAGCCTCGTAAGAGGTTCCAGAAGAACACCGATGGCATGAACGAAACCGGAGGCGCTCAGCATTTCCGACAGCATCAGGAAAGGCATCAGAGCCGGAAAGACCAGCGTCCACCACAGCTTCAACCCTTGAAGCGAGGCATTAAAAGAGCTTTCAGGCGAAGAAATGATGGCCGCTGCGAGAAGCATAGCCAGGCCTCCGGATAGAAATGGAGCCGATTTTTTGGCCATTCGGGCGATGTTTAGGTTCATTTTTTATTTCACCTCTTCATAGCTTGGGAGCAGACGAGTTTCTAACAATTTATGCGGACCAGTCCACCGCCATGCTTAACCAGGGAACGGAACCGCAAGATTGCTCTACACAAATACATAACCAAGAGAAACGCCGGAGTTTATTGGAAAGAGGGGAATCCCAGTGAGACAGTATAGACACAGAACGGGAATTCGCGCCGCGGCTTATCTGTTTACGCTCATCGTGTTGGTTTACGTAGTTGTGTTCATGGGAACTCCTTATGTAGTGTACCAGCCGGGAGACGCCTCCGAGGTGGCGCCCATGATTAAGGTGGAGAACGAGGATAAGGCTGAAAAGGGAACTTTCATGATGACGACCGTATCCGCGAGCTACGCCAATGTGGCGCTGCTGCTCTATTCGGCGCTGAATCCCAATGCGGAAATAGCTCGTAAAGCGGATAGGCTTAGGGATCAGACGGAGGAGGAATACGCGGCTACGCAGGTTTATTATATGAGCAGTTCGCAGTCGAACGCCGTGGAGGCCGCTTACAAAGCAGCAAAGATTCCTTTCCGCAACACGACTGAATATTTGTTCGTTTTCTCGGTTCCCGGAGAAGCTGGGCATAAGCAGTTTAAGCCCGGAGACAAGATTCTCACCGTTGCAGGGCAGCAGGTCACCGATCCGGAAACGCTGAGCAATTTGCTGTCTTCCAGAAAAGTAGGGGATCAGGTAGCCGTATCGCTGGAGCGAGACGGAAAGAAGTTTACTGAGGACGTTACCCTCGTTGAGATTAAAGACGATGGCAAGGCGGCGGTAAAGCCGGGTCTTGGCGTTGTCATCGGCGCCGTTCAGAAGGTGGAAGCGTCGGAGGCTGGAAGGGAAGTCAGCTTTACCGATACGGATGTCGGCGGGCCCTCGGCGGGCTTGATGTTCACTATGGAAATATATAACCGCCTGACGAAGGGCGATTTGACCAAAGGGTACAGAGTCGCCGGAACCGGCACGATTGATCCAAGTGGAGAAGTAGGTCCCATCGGGGGCGTTCAGTTCAAAATCGTTGCCGCCGACCGAAAGGGCGCGGAAATCTTTTTCGTTCCGGTTCAGAATTATGCAGTCGCCAAGGCAAAAGCGGATAAAATCGGCGCCAAGATGAAGCTGGTGCCGGTAACGACATTAGGCGAAGCCATTCGGTATATGGAGAAGCTGCCGGTCAAATCATGACCGGCGGCTGCAAATAGTCGCTGTACAGCTCGCTGCGGAGCGGAGAGGCGAATGCCGCAGCATAGGCGGCGGACGCCTGAAGATCCCGTTCCAAATGCGGATGGGAGCAAAGCGCCGGCCGTGTGATAACGGGCAGGGTGGCGCTTTGCTTCATTTTTTTGAGCAGGGAGCGGCCGCTTTCCCGAAATCCGAGCACCCGGATATATCCCGGCCCCTGCGATAGCGCGCCGGAAGAGAATTCTTCCTTGCCGTGATTCAGCAGAATGTGCAGCAGCATCCGCTGAAGCCGTGTGCGGGTGTAGCGTTTGCTCTTCAAGGCTGACAGCAGGCCGCTAACGGAGAACTGCTCAAGCTCCGGCAGAACCCGCAGCAGACGGTGCTCCAGCCCCTCGCTCACATCCAGCAGACCGCCAAGCTCGGCGGCTGAGCGGGTGGAGAGGAGATGCAGCAGCGGAGAGCGGAAGCTCTCCCAGTCCAGCGGCCCGCGGCCTTCCTGCTGCTCGCACCGAAGTATGTCAAGGCTGTACTCCGGTATATAGTCTGCAGGGGAACCGCCCATACGCAGCAGTCCGCGCAGCGCTGTCGCACTGGCAATGGCAGTACCGGTGCGAAGCGGCTCATGAAAGCCCGCCCCCAGCCGGGGAACGGTCAGCGGAGCGATACGGCTGCCGAGCCGCCTCAGAGCGATAAGGTAATGGAGGCCAAGGCTGTTATTCGGTCCGTGCAGCAGCTCTGCAAGGCTGTCTTCGTTCAATTTCGGTACGGAGCCGGTTCCCGAATGGTCATCCGGAAGGGCTTTGCGTTCGGCAGGAACATTGGGGCGGGAAGCAGCGGGCAGCGGTCCGCTGCCCGCCTCCCCGCTGTCCTGCCATACCTGCGCCGCCGCAGCGCTGTAAGCGGCGGGAAAGCTCTCGCCGAGCGCAAGGCGGCTGCGGAGCTCGCTTTGAAGCGGGCCGCTTTCCTCGGAGAGAAAGCGTGCCAGCGGCAATAGCTGCGCCAGGCTCCCGGACTCGGAGCCGAAGCACAGGCTGCTGACGACGCCAGTTGCTTCCAGCAGCGCCACCGCGCCGAAGGCGAACCACTCGGCAGGCTGAACGGCATAAGCGACCGGGAGCTCAATTACCAGATCAGCGCCCATGCGCAGAGCCATTTCGGTCCGTGCCCGCTTACTTAACATGGCAGGCTCCCCGCGCTGGGTGAAAGGACCGCTCATCACGACGATGGAGTGGCTAGCGCCGGACAATCTTTTGGCTTCGTTATAATGGTGGACATGCCCGTTATGTAAAGGGTTGTATTCGGCAATAATCCCTACTGTCGGCACGCAGGGTTCACTCCTGTTCTGTTTATAGTAATGGTGCTGGCTTAAGCGTAAGCAAGGTCCGTCAAAACGCCAAGAATGGGTTACTAATAGTTATAACATAATTCAGAGTCCTGTTACCTAACAATATAAAGGGGAAATAGTTGACAAAGGTCATATGCGGTAGGTATAATAAATTTTGTTTGTTTGGAGTGATATTTATGAAGGTTCACTTTCGCAAAATTGCAAATGCCGACGGACCTATGCACTTCCATGAGAATGTGGATGTAAGCGAAGCCGTCAAAGGCCGCAAGGATATTTTGACTGTATCACCGTTATTGGCCGATCTCGATGCGCTGCCCGCGGCTGCGGATCTCGTAACCGTGGAGGGTAAGCTGAGCGGAGATGCGGACATGCTATGTGCACGTTGCTTGACTCCTGTCAAGACGCATATGGATATTCCTTTTGCCGAAAAGTTCAAGTGGGGCAAGGAACCGGCTGAGCCGGAAGAAGATGGGGACGACGATCTTATCTACGTGACCGATGAAGCCGTGGATCTGGCGCCTTATGTCCAGGAAAGTTATCTTCTTCATTTGCCGCTTTCCGTGCTTTGCACTCCGGGCTGCAAGGGACTCTGTCCCACGTGCGGTCATAATCTGAACGAAGGCGCCTGCAGTTGCGACAACACCGTAATCGACCCGCGTCTTGCCGGGTTGAAAGATTTTTTCAAATGAGAAGATGAGACTGAAACGGCCCGATTAATCGGGTTGACTTGAATAAGGAGGTGGAACACATGGCAGTACCTCAACGTAGAACGTCCAAAACACGCCGTGACAAGCGCCGCACGCACTTTAAGCTGGTTGTCCCGGGCATGGTGAAATGTGAACAATGCGGAGAATTGAAGCTTGCTCACCACGTATGCAAAGTATGCGGAACGTACAAAGCAAGAGAGATCATCAAGCAATAGTAGCCTTACAAACAAAGTAGTACTTCATCTATCGGTGAGGTGCTATTTTTTTTGCGGAAAGGTAAAAGAGGTTTGGTGCAGGGAATCCGCTATTTTGGAGGCGTTCGGAGCAGGTTCTGAAGTCAATGCTTTATTTTTGCGGCCTCATGCTTTATACTACATATTAGTACCAGGTTCTAAGTTTAGAATGAATATAACTTCCGACATAACTTGCGGCCGATAGAAGGGCATGCTTTCATAAACAAGGACGGGAGGTGAACCGCCATCGAGCGCGTGCCGAAGAAAGAACGCCAGCAGCAGCTGTTGCAGATTATTGAGGAAAATCCTTTTGTCACGGACCGTGAGCTTACCCGGCAGCTGAAGGTCAGCATACAGACGATCCGGCTGGACCGAATGGAGCTTGGTATTCCGGAGCTGCGGGAGCGCATGAAGCAGATGGCGGAGCATTCCTACGATCAGGTTCGCTCTCTTCCTGTGGACGAAGTGATTGGAGATATCGTTGATTTGCAGCTGGACAAGAGCGGCATTTCGATCTTTGAAATCCGTGGGGAGCATGTCTTCTCCAGGAACGGGATTGCCCGCGGCCATTATGTATTCGCTCAGGCCAATTCGCTGGCGGTTGCCGTAATCAATGCCGAAATCGCGCTTACCGCTTCCGCTGATATCCGCTTTGTACGCATGGTCCGTCTGGGTGAGAAATGCATATCCAAGGCTTATGTCCGCTCGCTGGCGGGCCGCAAGGGCAAGGCCGAGGTCGACGTATTTACATATGTTGGCGAAGAGATGGTCTTTCAGGGCCATTTCGTCGTGTACCGGTCCATAACCGAAGAATACAGCGAAGGAGTGAGCCGTAGTGCAGATCGCCATTGACGCCATGGGCGGGGACCACGCGCCCGAGAGCAACGTGGAAGGCGCCTTGTCCGCGGCGGCGGAATGGAAAGATACGCAGATTATTCTAGTCGGTGACGAAGCAAGACTGGCACCGCTGCTTAAAGATAAGCCGGCCAATGTAACGGTCCGCCATGCAAGCGAAGTAATCGAACCCGATGAGGAACCCGTCAAAGCCGTAAGGCGAAAAAAGGATTCATCCATGGTTGTTGCGGGAAAGATGGTTAAAGAAGGCGAAGCCGAGGCGATGATATCCGCCGGTAATACGGGGGCCCTTATGACGACAGGGCTGCTTATTGTCGGAAGAATGCCGGGCATCGAGCGCCCGGCGCTCGCTCCGATGATCCCGACCCTTGACGATGTCGGTGTGCTGGCTCTGGATCTAGGCGCGAATATGGATGCCGAGCCGCAGCATTTGGCGCAGTACGCGCTGATGGGAAGCATTTACCGCAGCAAGGTGCACGGCATTTCGCAGCCGCGCGTTGGTCTCCTGAACGTCGGCGCGGAGCCCGGCAAGGGCAACAAGCTGACAAAGGAAGCGTATCCGCTGCTGGAGCAGCTTCCCGGCATCCACTTTGTCGGAAACGTGGAAGCGCGTGACGTCCTGACGGGAAGCTGCGATGTGCTCGTCTGCGACGGATTCGCCGGGAATATTTTGCTGAAGTCGCTGGAAGGGACGGCGGGCGCGATATTCGCCCTGCTCAAAGAGCAGTTCACCCGTTCCCTCAAGACGAAGCTTGGGGCGGCGATGCTTATGCCTGAGCTGAGAGGTCTCAGAGGCAAGATGGATTACAAGGAGCACGGCGGCGCACCGCTGCTGGGCTTAAGCGGTCTCGTAGTGAAGGGGCACGGTTCTTCTGACGGAAACGCCATCAAAAATGCGGTCCGGCAGGCGCGGCAGGCGCTATCGTCCGGTCTTGTCCCAAGTATATCCAAGGAAATCAGCGGGAAGTGAGTGACATTATGAATAACTTACGGCCGGTCGGTATTATCGGCACGGGAAAATATGTACCCGAAAAAATATTAACCAACAGCGATCTGGAAAAAATGGTGGAAACAAATGATGAATGGATTGTCAGCCGGACGGGGATCCGCGAGCGGCATATCGCGGCTCCGGACGAGGCAACTTCCGATCTTGCCTATGAAGCGTCGCTTCGGGCGCTGGCTTCTGCAGGCATGAAGGCTGAAGATCTTGATCTGATCATTGTGGCTACGATAACGCCGGACACGACCTTTCCTTCCACAGCCTGCATTTTGCAGGATAAGCTCGGAGCAAAGGGTGCGGCGGCTTTCGACCTGTCTGCGGCTTGCTCCGGCTTTGTATACAGTCTGGCGACAGCAGTCGGGTTCATTCAGAACGGCATGTACCACAATGCCCTGATTATTGGAGCCGACACGCTATCACGGATAACGGATTATACGGACCGAAATACCTGCGTGCTATTTGGCGACGGTGCCGGAGCGGTCGTAATCGGCGAAGTGCCGGAGGGCCGGGGATTCCAGTCCTTTGATCTTGGCGCAGAGGGCGCCGGCGGACCGCTGCTCAAGCTGGAAGGCGGAGGCTCGCGGCTGCCCGCTACGGCGGAGACGGTGGAAGGCAAGAAGCATTTCATCTATATGAACGGCCGGGAAGTGTTCAAGTTTGCGGTCCGGGTTATGGGTGCGGCGACGGAGAAGGTGCTTGGCAAGGCGGGTCTTGCAAAAGAAGACATTGACTTATTCATACCGCATCAGGCGAATATTCGCATCATTCAGTCGGCTATGCAGCGTCTTGAACTTCCGCCGGAGAAGTGCGTAATCAATGTAGACAAATACGCGAACACCTCGGCGGCATCTATACCGCTCGCCCTAGTGGAAGCGGCGGAAGAGGGACGGATGAAGGAAGGCGACACCGTTCTGATGGTCGGCTTCGGCGGAGGTCTGACTTGGGGCGCTTCCATATTGATTTGGTAAGCGGAAGGGAGCAAATAGCATAATGAGTAAAATCGCATTCGTATTTCCCGGCCAGGGCGCGCAGGCGGTTGGTATGGCGAAGGATGCATATGAAGCTGTGCCCGAGGCCCGTGCGATATTTGAAAAAGGCGATGAAGTTCTCGGCTTTCCGCTCAGCACGCTTGTCTTTGAAGGGCCTGACAGCGAGCTTAAGCAGACAGCCAATACGCAGCCCGCGCTGCTGACAGCGAGCGTAGCCTATCTGGAGGCGCTGAAGGGCAAAGGCCTTACGCCGGATTATGTGGCCGGCCACAGCCTGGGAGAATACAGCGCGCTGGTGGCGGCCGGCGTACTGGCCTACGAGGACGCCGTCAAGCTGGTGCGTCTGCGCGGCCAGTTTATGGAAGAGGCCGTGCCAGGCGGACAAGGTGCGATGGCGGCCGTGCTGGGCGCCGGACGCGAGGCGCTGGCGGACCTGTGCCGCAGCGTATCGGAGCAGGATGGCCCGGTTGAGCTGGCGAATATCAACTGCCCGGGACAGATTGTCGTATCCGGCTCGCATACGGGCGTGAACGCGGTCGTTCAGCGGGTGAAGGAAGCAGGCGGCAAGCGGGCAATTCCGCTGGAAGTGAGCGGTCCTTTCCACTCCTCCATGATGAAGGCAGCGGCTGAAAGACTGTCGGACGAGCTGGCGAAGACTGAGTTCAAGGTGCCGTCCGTTCCCGTCGTCGTCAACGTTACCGCGCTTCCCGTCACGAATCCGGAGGAAATCCGCGAGCTGCTGGTCCGGCAGGTGTACTCGCCGGTACTGTGGCAGGATACCGTGGAACGGCTGATTGAAGAAGGCGTGGACACGTTTGTGGAGATCGGCTCCGGCAGCGTGCTCGCCGGACTCATCCGCAAGATCGACAAGAACGTCAAGGTGATCAACATTAACAGCCTGGAAAGCATTGAAGCTCTTGGTTGAACTGCTTCCGATTGAACAGTAGGACGAGCTTTACGGAATATGAAAGGGGGATACAAGGATGTTCTCAGCATTGCGGGGCCAGACGGCCCTCGTTACGGGCGCGTCTCGCGGCATCGGCCGCAGCATCGCGCTGGCGCTGGCGGAGCATGGCGTCAAGGTCGCCGTGAACTATTCAGGCAGCGAAGATGCGGCCCGGGAGACCGTAGAACGCATCGCGGAGCTCGGCTCTGAAGGAATCGCGCTGCGGGGCAATGTCGGCAGCGCCGAACAGGCGGAAGCCCTGGTTAAAGAAACCCTCGGCGCCTGGGGCCGGATCGATATTCTAGTGAATAACGCGGGCATTACAAGGGATAATCTGATTATGCGGATGAAAGAGGAAGAATTCGATCAGGTCATCGAGACGAATCTCAAAGGCGTGTTCAACTGCCTAAAGGCGGTCACCCGTCCGATGATGAAACAGCGCTATGGCCGGATCATCAATATTTCCTCCGTCGTCGGCGTGACAGGCAATCCGGGCCAGGCTAACTATTCGGCGGCGAAAGCCGGCATTATCGGTCTGACCAAGTCGGCTGCGCGCGAGCTTGCTTCCCGCGGCATTACGGTTAACTGTATTGCTCCCGGCTTTATCGACACCGATATGACCCGGCAGCTGTCTGATGAAGTCCGCGCCGATCTGGCGAAGGGCATTCCGCTCGCACGGCTCGGTCTGCCGGAGGAGATTGCTTCGGCGGCGCTATTCCTTGCATCCGAGGGTGCAGCGTACATGACGGGCCAGACGCTTCATGTTGACGGCGGCATGTATATGTAATATTTTAGGGGCTCCGGGTTAATCCCGTTGAGTGAGATTGAGCGTCAAAATTAGCGGGTTAAAGCGTTTTTTTAGCTCTATGGCATTTTGAACTCATATCTCGTATAATACCAAAAGAGGAGGTGAACCGGATGTCCGATGTATTGGAGCGTGTAAAGCGCATTGTCGTCGACCGCTTAGGAGCCGACGAAGCCGAAGTCACACTGGAAGCGTCTTTCAAAGATGATTTGGGAGCTGATTCTCTCGACGTTGTAGAATTGGTGATGGAATTGGAAGATGAATTCGATATGGAAATCTCTGATGAAGATGCAGAGAAGATTACGACTGTGGGTGAAGTTGTAAACTACATACAATCTCATACCTAGAGTCATTGGCTTACAAAGTCCCGTACCTGCTTAAGGCGGGACTTCTCCTCATTTTAGAGTGGTTGCACTTTGCGAAAGCTGCGCTTTTTATAAGCGTATTTCCAAGGAAAATAACAAACCGCCGCTTTTTTACGCGGCGTTTGCAGTTTATATAGTGTTAAGAGAGAGAAATTACAACTGTAGATATAGTAATCAGATGGGGTGAATGCTTTTGAGTCATAGAGTGGTTGTTACCGGTATGGGCGTGATGACATCGCTTGGCAAAGATCTGGAAACGTTCTGGAACAGCTTGATGAGCGGTAAGTCCGGGGTTTCTACGATCGAATCCTTCGATGTGAGCGAATATCCGACACGGATCGCGGCTTCGATTAAAGATTTTGATCCGGAAGAGTTGTTCGGCCGCAAGGAGGCCCGCAAGATGGACCGTTTCGTACAGTTTGCGCTCGCGGCAGGACAGCTGGCGCTGAATGACAGCGGCCTCGTCATTGGCGAAAATATCGAAGCTGAGAGAGTCGGCGTATCTGTCGGTTCGGGTATTGGCGGACTTGGCACCTGGGAAGATCAGCATAACCTGCTGCTTGAAAAAGGTCCTAAGCGCGTCAGCCCGTTCTTTATTCCGATGATGATCGCCAATATGGGTTCGGGGCAGCTGTCCATCAGCCTCGGAGCAAAGGGCCCAAATACAACGCAGGTTACCGCCTGCGCGACGGGGAGCCACGCCATCGGCGATTCGCTGCGTATTATCCAGCGCGGTGATGCGGACGCCATGATCTGCGGCGGTGCGGAAGCGACGATCCGTCCGACGGGCATGGCAGGCTTCTGTGCGATGAAAGCGATGTCTACGCGCAATGACGAGCCTGAAAAGGCAAGCCGTCCGTTCGATTCGGACAGAGACGGCTTCGTTATGGGTGAAGGCGCCGGCATCCTGGTACTGGAATCTCTGGAGCATGCGCTTCAGCGGGGCGCCTGGATTTATGCCGAGGTTATCGGCTACGGCTTGAGCGGCGATGCCCATCATATGACCGAACCCGATCCGGACGGCGCGGCGCGCTGCATGAAGATGGCGATTCGCGATGCAGGCATCAAGCCCGAGGAAATTGACTATATTAACGCGCATGGCACCTCGACTCCTGTAGGGGACAAGTCGGAGACGGCGGCTATCAAGATGGCGCTGGGAGACCATGCGTACAAGGTGCCGGTCAGCTCCACGAAATCCATGACAGGGCACCTGCTTGGTGCAGCTGGCGGGGTGGAAGCGATTATTTGCGGACTTTCCCTTCAGAATAACATGATTGCTCCAACAATCAATTTGGACAACCCGGATCCCGAATGCGATCTCGACTATGTTCCGAATAAGCCTCGTGAAGCCGAGCTGAACATCGCCATGTCGAATTCATTCGGATTCGGAGGACATAACGCGACTGTTATTTTGAAAAAATACAATCAGTAAGGAGACCGTGCGATGAATGGGGACCTGAAGCAATTACAAAGTCAACTTCATATTCA is a genomic window of Paenibacillus durus ATCC 35681 containing:
- the fabG gene encoding 3-oxoacyl-ACP reductase FabG, encoding MFSALRGQTALVTGASRGIGRSIALALAEHGVKVAVNYSGSEDAARETVERIAELGSEGIALRGNVGSAEQAEALVKETLGAWGRIDILVNNAGITRDNLIMRMKEEEFDQVIETNLKGVFNCLKAVTRPMMKQRYGRIINISSVVGVTGNPGQANYSAAKAGIIGLTKSAARELASRGITVNCIAPGFIDTDMTRQLSDEVRADLAKGIPLARLGLPEEIASAALFLASEGAAYMTGQTLHVDGGMYM
- the fabD gene encoding ACP S-malonyltransferase — translated: MSKIAFVFPGQGAQAVGMAKDAYEAVPEARAIFEKGDEVLGFPLSTLVFEGPDSELKQTANTQPALLTASVAYLEALKGKGLTPDYVAGHSLGEYSALVAAGVLAYEDAVKLVRLRGQFMEEAVPGGQGAMAAVLGAGREALADLCRSVSEQDGPVELANINCPGQIVVSGSHTGVNAVVQRVKEAGGKRAIPLEVSGPFHSSMMKAAAERLSDELAKTEFKVPSVPVVVNVTALPVTNPEEIRELLVRQVYSPVLWQDTVERLIEEGVDTFVEIGSGSVLAGLIRKIDKNVKVININSLESIEALG
- the plsX gene encoding phosphate acyltransferase PlsX — encoded protein: MQIAIDAMGGDHAPESNVEGALSAAAEWKDTQIILVGDEARLAPLLKDKPANVTVRHASEVIEPDEEPVKAVRRKKDSSMVVAGKMVKEGEAEAMISAGNTGALMTTGLLIVGRMPGIERPALAPMIPTLDDVGVLALDLGANMDAEPQHLAQYALMGSIYRSKVHGISQPRVGLLNVGAEPGKGNKLTKEAYPLLEQLPGIHFVGNVEARDVLTGSCDVLVCDGFAGNILLKSLEGTAGAIFALLKEQFTRSLKTKLGAAMLMPELRGLRGKMDYKEHGGAPLLGLSGLVVKGHGSSDGNAIKNAVRQARQALSSGLVPSISKEISGK
- the acpP gene encoding acyl carrier protein; translation: MSDVLERVKRIVVDRLGADEAEVTLEASFKDDLGADSLDVVELVMELEDEFDMEISDEDAEKITTVGEVVNYIQSHT
- a CDS encoding beta-ketoacyl-ACP synthase III, translated to MNNLRPVGIIGTGKYVPEKILTNSDLEKMVETNDEWIVSRTGIRERHIAAPDEATSDLAYEASLRALASAGMKAEDLDLIIVATITPDTTFPSTACILQDKLGAKGAAAFDLSAACSGFVYSLATAVGFIQNGMYHNALIIGADTLSRITDYTDRNTCVLFGDGAGAVVIGEVPEGRGFQSFDLGAEGAGGPLLKLEGGGSRLPATAETVEGKKHFIYMNGREVFKFAVRVMGAATEKVLGKAGLAKEDIDLFIPHQANIRIIQSAMQRLELPPEKCVINVDKYANTSAASIPLALVEAAEEGRMKEGDTVLMVGFGGGLTWGASILIW
- the fabF gene encoding beta-ketoacyl-ACP synthase II, whose product is MSHRVVVTGMGVMTSLGKDLETFWNSLMSGKSGVSTIESFDVSEYPTRIAASIKDFDPEELFGRKEARKMDRFVQFALAAGQLALNDSGLVIGENIEAERVGVSVGSGIGGLGTWEDQHNLLLEKGPKRVSPFFIPMMIANMGSGQLSISLGAKGPNTTQVTACATGSHAIGDSLRIIQRGDADAMICGGAEATIRPTGMAGFCAMKAMSTRNDEPEKASRPFDSDRDGFVMGEGAGILVLESLEHALQRGAWIYAEVIGYGLSGDAHHMTEPDPDGAARCMKMAIRDAGIKPEEIDYINAHGTSTPVGDKSETAAIKMALGDHAYKVPVSSTKSMTGHLLGAAGGVEAIICGLSLQNNMIAPTINLDNPDPECDLDYVPNKPREAELNIAMSNSFGFGGHNATVILKKYNQ